The nucleotide sequence ACTCATCAACGCGCTGGGCATGAACCATGTCGGGGAACGCAACGCGCAGGCGCTCGCGCGGGCCTTCGGAACGCTGGATGAGCTGCTTTCTGCTACGCCGGAGCAAATCGAGGCGGTGCCCGGCATGGGCGGCATCATCGCGCAGAGCGTGACGGCGGCGCTGGCCGACCCCGCCATGCGCGACCTGATTGCCCGGCTCCGGGCCAGCGGCGTGTCTCCCGAGGCCGAACAGGTCAGCCGCACCGACCAGCTCAGGGGGCTAAATTTTGTTTTGACCGGCGCCCTCTCGCGCCCGCGTGACCTCATCAAGGCCGAACTGGAAGCGGCGGGCGGGCGCGTGACCGGCAGCGTGACCAAAAAGACGAGTTATCTGGTCGCGGGCGAGGACGCGGGGAGCAAACTCGCCCGCGCCAGCGAACTCGGCGTGCCGGTGCTGGACGAAGCGGGACTGGCGGCGCTGCTGCTGGAGCGCGGGCAGGCCGGCACCGGGGCCGAGCCTTCATCTGTCCCCACTTCATCTGAATCCGCTGCCGAAAGCTGACCGCCGGCTGCTACCCTGATTCCCACAAGTGGCGCGGACTTTCACTCTCCCGCGCCCGGAGGCTTCCGAGCATGACCACCCCCGAAGTAGACATCAGCAAGAGCGTGCTGCTCGACATCGCCAGCACCACCCTCGACGGCATCGAGGGCATCGAAATCGCGCCCGCGCCCATCAAGGTGGGCGAAGTCATCCGCAACCAGCCCGGCGCCCGGCGCCCCCGCGCCCTGCGCGTGACCCGCGAGGGGCAGGAGGTGTCGGTGGACGTGGGTCTGAACATCGAGTACGGCCAGCACCTCGTCAAGGTGTCGCAGCAGGCCCAGCGCTCGATCTGTGAGAACATCGAGCTGATGACAGGACTCAAGGTCAAGACCGTCAATGTTTCCGTGCAGGGCGTGTGCCTGCCCAAAAGCCAGGACGCCCAGCAGAGCCACAAGGGGCAAGGAGTCCAGAAGGGTCAGGGAGCGAGTTGACCCGCCGCCGCGAGAAAGCCGCGCAGCCGGTGGGCACCCGCCGCGCCGCCCGTGAGTTCGTCTTCCGGGTGCTGTTCGAGGCCGACCGGGGCGAAATGCCCCTCCAGGCCGTCTTTACCCGCGCCGAGGGCATCATGCGGGAGGGCGACGACACCTTCCCGCAGCTCGGCCCCGACGCGCTGGCGTTTGCCGGGCAACTCGTGGGCGGGCTGGAAAAGTCCCGGGACGAAATCGACGACCTGCTGCACCGCACCATCCGGGGCTGGACCTTCGACCAGATGGCCCAGACCGACCTCAACGTGCTGCGCCTCGCCACCTACGAACTGCTCTACACCCCCGAAGCCCACCCCCCGGTCATCGAAAGCGCCGTGCGTATCGCCCGCAAATTCGGCGGCGACGACTCGGGCCGCTTCGTCAACGGGGTGCTGGCCGGACTGTCGCGCAACCTGCGGGCAGACGAGGGGGCAAGCGGCGAACCCGCCGTGAGCGAACCCGGCCCCGACCCCCGCCACGAGGACTGATCCTCTCCGCCCGCCGTGAACACCCTGACCGATCTGCTCGGGAACCGCTGGCTGTGGACGGCCATCGTCGCGTCCACGTCGGCGCAAGTGATCAAGGTCCTTTTGATTCTGCTGCTCGAACGCCGCTGGCACCCCGGCGCCTTCATGGAAACCGGCGGCATGCCCAGCAGCCACTCGGCGATGGTGGCGGCCCTGAGCACTGGCATCGGCCTGACCGAAGGCTGGAACACGCCGCTGTTCGCCGTCGCGGCCACCTTCGCCCTGATCGTGATGTACGACGCCACCGGCGTGCGCCACTCGTCCGGCGTGCAGGCCAGACTGCTCAACGAGCTCGTGGATGAACTCCGTGCCGTGGTCCGCGAGGGCTTCGCGCCCCAGCCGCTGCGGGTGCTGCTCGGGCACACCTACCTCGAAGTGTTCGTGGGGACGCTCATCGGGATTTTCGCGGCGTTCCTTGCCTTCCGGGTGCTGTAGGCCGGAATGAAGGAGAGGGGCCTTTCTGCAAGTTTCAGCAGAAAGGCCCCCTCTCTTTCTCTTTCTCTATCTCACTCTGGTCGGGTCCATCTTCGACTCCTTATACGGATTCCGCTTCATTCCTGCACAGTCGGGAAAGCGCCGCCTGTGCATCCATATCGCGGAATCCGTATTTTTTCCTACTCGCATCCGCTCTGCTGCGCAGCTTTGCAAGTCGGATTGAATCCGAAACGACCAGATTCAATCGGAATCCGTATAAGCTCGTCCTACAGCCCCAGCACGCCCCGATACCACGCGATCAGCGGCCCGCCCCACAGCAGCGCGACGAGGGCGCCCAGGGCGAGATAAGGGCCGAATTTGACGCGGTTTTCCTTTTTCAGTGCCAGTTGCACCAGCCCCAGCACGGCCCCGGCAAAAATCGCCACCACCACCGCCAGCAGCAGCCGCTCCCAGCCCAGAAAGGCCCCGATCACGGCGGCGAGCTTCACGTCCCCGAAGC is from Deinococcus wulumuqiensis R12 and encodes:
- a CDS encoding divergent PAP2 family protein, producing MNTLTDLLGNRWLWTAIVASTSAQVIKVLLILLLERRWHPGAFMETGGMPSSHSAMVAALSTGIGLTEGWNTPLFAVAATFALIVMYDATGVRHSSGVQARLLNELVDELRAVVREGFAPQPLRVLLGHTYLEVFVGTLIGIFAAFLAFRVL
- the nusB gene encoding transcription antitermination factor NusB codes for the protein MTRRREKAAQPVGTRRAAREFVFRVLFEADRGEMPLQAVFTRAEGIMREGDDTFPQLGPDALAFAGQLVGGLEKSRDEIDDLLHRTIRGWTFDQMAQTDLNVLRLATYELLYTPEAHPPVIESAVRIARKFGGDDSGRFVNGVLAGLSRNLRADEGASGEPAVSEPGPDPRHED
- a CDS encoding Asp23/Gls24 family envelope stress response protein, which encodes MTTPEVDISKSVLLDIASTTLDGIEGIEIAPAPIKVGEVIRNQPGARRPRALRVTREGQEVSVDVGLNIEYGQHLVKVSQQAQRSICENIELMTGLKVKTVNVSVQGVCLPKSQDAQQSHKGQGVQKGQGAS